A region of Streptomyces halobius DNA encodes the following proteins:
- a CDS encoding CDP-alcohol phosphatidyltransferase family protein, producing the protein MSVCEKGQVPIDRVLTVPNLLSALRVAGVPAFLWMVLQPCFGNPSLDGWAIALLALSGATDYLDGKLARRWNQISRLGQALDPAADRLYTLATLTALLAREIIPWWLVVLLLLRDAFMAYNVVRLRRSGYGSLQVNFIGKAATFNLMYAFPLLLLADGQGFYAEVAQIVGWALAIWGAALYWWSAALYTIQVHRLKASTLCANESA; encoded by the coding sequence TTGAGTGTATGCGAGAAGGGTCAGGTGCCTATTGATCGCGTCTTGACTGTTCCAAACTTGCTGAGCGCTCTACGCGTTGCAGGGGTTCCCGCATTCCTTTGGATGGTATTGCAGCCATGCTTCGGTAACCCAAGCCTTGATGGCTGGGCTATTGCGCTCTTGGCGCTTAGTGGGGCAACTGACTATCTTGACGGAAAGCTGGCAAGGCGCTGGAACCAAATCAGTCGGCTTGGTCAGGCCCTGGACCCTGCTGCTGATCGCCTCTATACGCTCGCCACACTAACCGCACTCCTAGCTCGCGAAATTATTCCATGGTGGCTGGTGGTATTGCTCCTGCTGCGCGATGCCTTCATGGCGTATAACGTAGTCCGCTTGCGGAGGAGTGGCTATGGGTCGTTGCAGGTGAATTTCATTGGAAAAGCGGCGACTTTCAATCTAATGTACGCTTTCCCTCTCCTCTTGTTGGCGGACGGGCAGGGATTCTATGCGGAAGTCGCCCAGATTGTTGGTTGGGCACTAGCAATCTGGGGGGCAGCGTTGTACTGGTGGTCGGCTGCGCTTTACACGATTCAGGTGCACCGGCTGAAGGCAAGTACTCTATGCGCTAATGAGAGTGCTTAA
- a CDS encoding RICIN domain-containing protein — protein MQKRQVAKALGAAAIVPSILLATAGNASAWDRRVDWKNVATGAYLTESGTSLRKVGGWWETKNSDGTFKLRWAGFGSGYECLDSNSKGSVYVIQCNGGNNQKWYEIKTSTGWKLKNKATGRVLDTAHGKAYTKPDNGSKYQRWR, from the coding sequence ATGCAGAAAAGGCAAGTAGCAAAAGCTCTGGGGGCTGCTGCGATAGTTCCCTCTATTCTGCTGGCAACCGCGGGCAACGCTTCTGCGTGGGACCGGAGGGTGGACTGGAAGAATGTAGCCACCGGTGCCTACCTTACCGAAAGCGGAACTTCGTTGCGAAAGGTTGGCGGCTGGTGGGAAACCAAGAATTCCGACGGCACATTCAAGCTCAGGTGGGCCGGCTTCGGCTCGGGGTATGAATGCCTGGACAGCAACTCCAAAGGCAGCGTCTACGTGATTCAGTGCAACGGCGGGAATAACCAGAAGTGGTACGAGATTAAGACCTCTACCGGATGGAAGCTCAAGAATAAGGCCACTGGCCGCGTTCTTGACACCGCACATGGTAAGGCTTACACGAAGCCTGACAATGGCAGCAAGTACCAGAGGTGGCGCTAA
- a CDS encoding NHL repeat-containing protein, giving the protein MTTKWLFKGCSAPRARTAAICALVLGVMVAFAPTAVAAPGDLDTRFSSDGKTTTDFSGTPAQPDIANDVAVQPDGKIIAAGRGGLNLPVVGGTAQFALARYNPDGSLDATFGNGGKVQFRFFDAPNTQFARNVFVQSDGKVLVSGLAGPNEQTASAAVARLNPDGSLDTTFGGGDGKVTLNIGVGSGFRGIAQQSDGKIVAVGAANTDAFIARFNPDGSLDTTYGSSGTGWEKPTVLAASHFFDLRLDSSGRAVVAGFQTTADNTNAVLAARFTTSGRLDTSFNGVGFTAVPLTPLNDLAFGVDLDHSKIVLAGVANVNDPFNIEGNGKIGVVRLNSDGSLDTSFGGDGKVVTDVTAKVDQARDVQVQSTGKVVVSGMRGATSAFPADPVDGNTLVARYTKDGSLDTGFGTGGMVTTSFSGGPDVWRGSEIVGSRLVVAGGATVTKPDGTQGLSFAVARYRLS; this is encoded by the coding sequence ATGACCACAAAATGGCTCTTCAAGGGCTGTTCGGCACCGAGGGCGCGCACCGCAGCCATCTGTGCACTGGTACTGGGCGTGATGGTGGCCTTCGCGCCTACGGCGGTGGCCGCGCCCGGTGACCTGGACACCAGATTCAGCAGCGACGGCAAGACCACCACCGACTTCAGCGGGACCCCCGCACAGCCGGACATCGCCAACGATGTGGCAGTGCAGCCGGATGGGAAGATCATCGCCGCTGGCAGGGGCGGCCTGAACCTGCCGGTCGTGGGCGGCACGGCCCAGTTCGCCTTGGCCCGCTACAACCCCGACGGGTCGCTGGACGCCACCTTCGGCAATGGCGGCAAGGTGCAGTTCAGGTTCTTCGACGCGCCGAACACCCAATTCGCCCGCAATGTGTTCGTCCAGTCGGACGGGAAGGTCCTTGTCTCCGGTCTCGCCGGCCCGAACGAGCAGACGGCCAGCGCTGCGGTCGCCCGCCTGAACCCGGACGGGTCGCTGGACACCACGTTCGGCGGAGGTGACGGCAAGGTCACGCTGAACATCGGAGTCGGCAGCGGCTTCCGGGGCATCGCCCAGCAGTCGGACGGGAAGATCGTCGCTGTCGGTGCTGCGAACACGGACGCGTTCATCGCCCGCTTCAATCCCGACGGCAGCCTGGACACCACCTACGGCAGCTCGGGTACCGGCTGGGAGAAGCCGACCGTGCTGGCCGCCAGCCACTTCTTCGATCTGCGGCTCGACTCCTCGGGCCGCGCGGTGGTCGCAGGGTTCCAGACCACCGCGGACAACACCAACGCCGTCCTCGCCGCCCGCTTCACCACCAGTGGCCGGCTCGACACCAGCTTCAACGGAGTCGGTTTCACAGCGGTGCCCCTGACGCCCCTGAACGACCTGGCGTTCGGCGTGGACCTGGACCACAGCAAGATCGTCCTGGCTGGGGTGGCGAACGTCAACGACCCGTTCAACATCGAGGGCAACGGGAAGATCGGCGTAGTGCGCCTGAACTCGGACGGCAGCCTGGACACCAGCTTCGGCGGTGACGGCAAGGTCGTTACCGATGTGACGGCGAAGGTGGACCAGGCCCGCGACGTGCAGGTGCAGTCCACGGGCAAGGTTGTGGTCTCCGGTATGCGGGGCGCCACCTCGGCGTTCCCTGCTGACCCAGTGGACGGCAACACGCTGGTGGCCCGGTACACCAAGGACGGCAGTCTGGACACCGGCTTCGGAACCGGTGGGATGGTGACCACGTCGTTCAGCGGCGGCCCGGACGTGTGGCGCGGCTCTGAGATCGTCGGCTCCAGACTGGTTGTTGCCGGTGGAGCAACAGTGACCAAGCCGGACGGCACTCAGGGCCTGTCGTTCGCGGTAGCCCGCTACCGCCTGTCCTAG
- a CDS encoding pre-toxin TG domain-containing protein, protein MTAFMVTLSIFFTGGMGAAAAAESQQATSALTKCSTLPLKEKLSCLKKLLHDAKISARLVVLFIAEHEWHKETKSRLPELYKKSQKLKKLAQAAVDHKITAEDLKDPHIAKAVAGEKAAIKALDSYFNVFYEAAPLMVQLVKAEVDLMVGLAPIVDSTAKTLKDPELKHAFDEMNAGFGQMNHALTGLNVASAQINRGLNQMNHGLNEMNHGLGQMNEGLDLINEAVDGANRGISKANSGVAGMNRAIDDLNKSLKSGALSKDGSPFKDLDLSGIDEYIHGGPLPVESKAKQAITSAIVNFVPVVGDAKGIVEALTGEDSVTGEKLSPVDRALGAVIFLRWVKAGKSVITAGDLAKAVKNEKAFNRVGSVRWGAGGGGKTALGDSYKTPITEDLRKIVNPGNGKTNCRACVLGVERTLDGTPASALPKLRGGNYKVLEKYFPGKKFVKRSLSNIVKDVKKAGDGARGIVYGGNPDLAHVFNVINRDGDVIFLDAQVGRASPKGYKIYRFMRTK, encoded by the coding sequence ATGACAGCGTTTATGGTGACGCTGTCAATTTTCTTCACCGGGGGAATGGGGGCGGCGGCTGCCGCTGAGTCGCAGCAAGCCACTTCAGCGCTTACGAAGTGCAGCACACTACCCCTCAAAGAAAAGCTCTCATGCCTCAAGAAACTCCTTCATGACGCGAAGATTAGCGCCAGATTGGTAGTTCTATTCATCGCTGAGCATGAATGGCATAAAGAGACGAAGAGTCGCTTGCCCGAGCTGTATAAGAAATCGCAGAAGCTGAAGAAGCTCGCTCAAGCTGCTGTCGACCATAAAATCACGGCGGAGGACCTGAAGGACCCGCATATCGCTAAGGCGGTTGCCGGGGAAAAGGCAGCGATCAAGGCTCTCGATTCGTACTTCAATGTTTTCTATGAAGCGGCACCTCTCATGGTCCAGCTCGTAAAGGCCGAAGTCGATCTCATGGTCGGGCTTGCTCCAATTGTGGATTCTACTGCCAAGACCCTCAAGGATCCTGAATTGAAGCATGCGTTCGACGAGATGAACGCAGGCTTCGGTCAAATGAATCATGCCCTCACGGGTCTGAACGTCGCCTCGGCTCAGATAAACCGCGGTTTGAATCAAATGAACCATGGCTTGAACGAGATGAACCACGGTCTTGGCCAGATGAATGAGGGTCTTGATCTGATAAACGAGGCTGTTGACGGGGCCAACCGGGGCATTTCTAAGGCCAATAGCGGCGTCGCCGGGATGAACAGGGCTATCGATGACCTGAACAAGTCACTCAAGAGTGGTGCCCTCTCGAAGGACGGCAGCCCCTTCAAGGATCTCGACCTTTCTGGCATCGACGAGTATATCCACGGTGGCCCCTTGCCGGTGGAGAGCAAGGCGAAGCAGGCCATCACTTCCGCAATAGTGAACTTTGTCCCTGTAGTGGGGGATGCGAAGGGGATTGTGGAAGCCCTCACCGGTGAGGACTCGGTAACCGGAGAAAAGCTCTCCCCTGTCGATCGTGCTCTCGGTGCCGTCATCTTCCTGCGCTGGGTGAAGGCGGGTAAGTCGGTTATCACGGCCGGCGATCTGGCCAAGGCCGTAAAGAACGAAAAGGCATTCAACAGGGTCGGCAGTGTCCGCTGGGGAGCAGGAGGCGGAGGCAAGACTGCGCTCGGAGACTCATACAAGACGCCTATCACTGAAGATCTGCGGAAAATAGTCAACCCTGGAAACGGAAAGACTAACTGCCGCGCGTGCGTCCTGGGAGTCGAAAGAACTCTGGACGGCACCCCAGCGTCAGCACTCCCCAAACTGCGTGGCGGGAATTACAAAGTTCTAGAGAAATACTTTCCTGGCAAGAAGTTCGTGAAGAGGTCGTTGTCCAATATCGTCAAGGACGTCAAGAAGGCAGGAGACGGCGCGCGGGGTATCGTGTACGGGGGGAACCCAGATCTGGCTCACGTGTTTAACGTGATCAATCGTGACGGCGATGTAATATTTTTGGATGCTCAGGTGGGGCGTGCATCACCCAAGGGATATAAAATCTATCGGTTCATGAGGACGAAATGA
- a CDS encoding YrhB domain-containing protein, whose amino-acid sequence MKVAEELLARETGPYDPVLKIDYERVREKGGILIAPYNGEEYLRTRNWDDMLVGLCPILVDLTTGHARLGTVEERPLWEE is encoded by the coding sequence TTGAAGGTCGCGGAGGAGCTGCTTGCGCGAGAAACAGGCCCCTACGACCCCGTACTCAAAATCGATTACGAACGAGTGAGGGAAAAGGGCGGGATTCTCATTGCCCCCTACAACGGCGAAGAATACCTGAGGACCCGAAACTGGGATGACATGTTGGTCGGTCTCTGCCCAATTCTCGTGGACCTCACCACCGGACACGCACGCCTAGGTACAGTCGAAGAAAGACCTTTGTGGGAGGAATAA
- a CDS encoding glycosyltransferase family protein has product MTAHRPRIFAVGGWRYEPEWLVDEFRENLAWVDELVIVDDRARTGELWVHEGDYRLMQRQALIDAGIRPWDWVLVTSPDERWGSRAKRVVRGLITKRHRRIFQFPLREMFTLTSYRTDGIWGDKWRPRLFPFLPDQEFTKGSIQTPPSPVEGGYERVRVPHVPIYHLENIAPASRIERAIVYEALSPGSQQRAARSAFWRRHDPTGRYIRAYGYAYLADTRGMRLAPVPVGDIVPRPTRPYHFRVPDELLVAECGQNREELTRWFHTTLARGPERFRRRRVR; this is encoded by the coding sequence ATGACCGCCCACAGGCCACGCATCTTCGCGGTAGGCGGCTGGCGTTACGAGCCCGAGTGGCTCGTGGACGAGTTCCGGGAGAATCTGGCATGGGTTGATGAGCTGGTCATCGTCGACGACCGCGCCCGCACAGGGGAGCTGTGGGTCCATGAGGGCGACTACCGGCTGATGCAGCGCCAGGCCCTCATCGACGCCGGTATCCGCCCGTGGGACTGGGTCCTGGTCACCTCACCCGACGAGCGGTGGGGCAGCCGCGCCAAGCGCGTCGTGCGCGGCCTCATCACCAAGCGCCACCGTCGCATCTTCCAGTTTCCGCTCCGCGAGATGTTCACGCTCACCAGCTACCGCACCGATGGCATTTGGGGCGACAAGTGGCGCCCCAGGCTGTTCCCGTTCCTCCCTGACCAAGAATTCACCAAGGGGAGCATCCAGACCCCGCCCTCGCCGGTCGAGGGAGGCTACGAGCGCGTTCGCGTCCCCCACGTGCCGATCTACCACCTGGAGAACATCGCCCCGGCCTCACGCATCGAGCGCGCGATCGTCTACGAGGCCCTGTCGCCCGGCTCCCAGCAGCGCGCCGCACGCTCCGCGTTCTGGCGCCGGCACGACCCGACTGGCCGTTACATCCGCGCCTACGGATATGCCTACCTGGCCGACACCCGTGGCATGCGCCTCGCTCCGGTCCCCGTCGGCGACATCGTCCCCCGGCCGACCCGCCCCTACCACTTCCGCGTCCCTGACGAACTCCTCGTCGCAGAGTGCGGACAGAACCGGGAGGAACTGACCCGATGGTTCCACACCACGCTGGCACGCGGCCCAGAACGATTCCGCCGACGCCGGGTGCGATAA
- a CDS encoding nitroreductase family protein: MSDVVDESQARYLAHQARKKETLIEIMRQRHSDRMYDARPVQEDLRGQVREAIGLCPSSCDRRGVSTVEVDSRDELALLSGLLVGGVGWIHRAPWVLLLMAREETYKAPGEVEFMPFLDAGAVIQQVMLRATDLGLATTYVNPNIRQFNRDHFRRIFGEGIFCGAIAIGHPVPGSPDQQHHQEKRAAAAHDRTRKARAATTRPGRPNDRPQATHLRGRRLALRARVARGRVPGESGMG, from the coding sequence ATGAGCGACGTCGTCGACGAGTCCCAAGCCCGCTATCTGGCACACCAGGCCCGCAAGAAGGAAACCCTGATCGAGATCATGCGGCAGCGGCACAGCGACCGCATGTACGACGCCAGGCCCGTTCAGGAAGACCTTCGCGGCCAGGTGCGGGAAGCCATCGGCCTGTGCCCTTCCAGTTGCGACCGGCGCGGCGTGTCCACCGTCGAGGTCGACTCACGAGACGAACTCGCCCTTCTCAGCGGGCTCCTCGTCGGCGGGGTCGGCTGGATCCACCGTGCCCCCTGGGTGCTGCTGCTCATGGCCAGGGAGGAGACGTACAAGGCTCCCGGTGAGGTGGAGTTCATGCCCTTCCTGGACGCCGGAGCGGTCATCCAGCAGGTGATGCTCCGCGCGACAGACCTGGGCCTGGCCACGACATACGTCAACCCCAACATCCGCCAGTTCAACCGTGACCACTTCCGGCGGATCTTCGGCGAGGGGATCTTCTGCGGCGCCATCGCCATCGGCCACCCCGTACCGGGCAGCCCGGATCAACAGCACCACCAGGAGAAGAGGGCCGCCGCAGCACACGACAGGACGAGGAAGGCCAGAGCAGCGACGACCAGACCGGGGCGGCCAAATGACCGCCCACAGGCCACGCATCTTCGCGGTAGGCGGCTGGCGTTACGAGCCCGAGTGGCTCGTGGACGAGTTCCGGGAGAATCTGGCATGGGTTGA
- a CDS encoding DUF4331 family protein — MSDHLDGLTAKNDPRLDISDVYAFQGATGTVFVMNTNPLSGTGGFHHEAVYEFKIDITGDAREDLTLRVNFGDLDAGGRQAATLTLVAGPAACDQQLVLARTTTGEAVTGLSGVRLWAGAARDPFYIAGPVVTAVRTAVVGGSELDLGDFDPEQATNLFAGTNVQAIVVEVPNLLLKRAPTIGVWGAIAVPTDAGDDWRQTDRAAIPLTSTLFGFNEADDFGSAEPADDAATWGDQIQNMVARAVAANGYDGDAQAYAIEVRKRIVPDILHYRVGSDAKFTDGKYNGRNLVEDAAEAMFHLVLARPVDMGLDASDAGTLRDDFPYLGEPV, encoded by the coding sequence ATGTCTGACCACCTCGATGGCCTGACCGCGAAGAACGACCCGCGTCTCGACATCAGCGACGTCTACGCGTTTCAGGGAGCCACCGGCACCGTCTTCGTGATGAACACCAACCCCCTATCTGGGACGGGAGGTTTTCATCATGAGGCTGTCTACGAATTCAAAATTGACATCACCGGGGACGCCCGTGAGGACCTGACGCTCCGCGTCAATTTCGGTGATCTGGACGCAGGCGGGCGACAGGCAGCCACGCTGACTCTGGTGGCCGGCCCGGCCGCGTGTGACCAACAGCTCGTCCTCGCACGCACGACTACCGGCGAGGCGGTTACCGGGCTGAGCGGCGTCCGACTCTGGGCAGGTGCCGCGAGAGATCCCTTCTACATCGCGGGGCCCGTTGTCACTGCCGTCCGCACAGCCGTCGTAGGCGGAAGCGAACTTGACCTCGGCGACTTCGATCCGGAACAGGCGACGAATCTGTTCGCCGGCACGAATGTCCAGGCCATTGTGGTTGAGGTCCCCAATCTTCTTCTGAAGAGGGCTCCAACCATCGGTGTATGGGGCGCCATTGCCGTTCCGACTGACGCTGGTGATGACTGGCGGCAAACGGACCGCGCAGCAATTCCCCTCACCAGCACACTGTTTGGCTTCAACGAGGCCGACGATTTCGGGTCCGCTGAACCCGCGGACGACGCTGCGACCTGGGGAGACCAGATCCAGAACATGGTTGCTCGTGCCGTCGCGGCCAACGGCTACGACGGCGACGCGCAGGCGTACGCCATCGAGGTACGCAAGCGCATCGTCCCGGACATCCTGCACTACCGCGTGGGCAGCGACGCGAAGTTCACCGACGGTAAGTACAACGGCCGTAACCTCGTCGAGGACGCCGCGGAGGCGATGTTCCACCTGGTGCTGGCCCGGCCCGTGGACATGGGGCTGGATGCATCGGACGCTGGCACGCTGCGCGACGACTTTCCGTATCTGGGGGAGCCGGTGTGA
- a CDS encoding cupin, whose amino-acid sequence MAAGLRKYVEAIDGTPLPHGILNTPCTDVRDVSDEHELLGVEWLARGCCPVQSWTDPCLDESPSDESPGEESLGDAPGTKEFCRPETEHAEPITLYAGSECSTIGWSYNEAREHAEATLSLGEQQGLEAAFWRSKLIQDAVDLTPVEGPLSVAQGVAVLEGCLAESYGGVGTLHVPAGVAALLGCCDLVREDPTTGGLRTLAGNCVVIGAGYSAENTGPGGVPADPGTAWMYITGPLVIRRGPSVTIPDRPGASVNTRNNDRRVLVERTYVVGTTCTVCAVTVQTTF is encoded by the coding sequence ATGGCCGCAGGTCTGCGGAAATACGTCGAGGCGATCGACGGCACCCCCCTCCCGCACGGCATCCTCAACACGCCGTGCACCGACGTGCGGGACGTATCCGATGAGCACGAGCTGCTGGGCGTCGAATGGCTGGCCCGTGGCTGCTGCCCCGTCCAGTCCTGGACCGACCCGTGCCTGGACGAGTCCCCGAGCGACGAGTCGCCAGGTGAGGAGTCTTTGGGAGACGCCCCCGGCACCAAGGAGTTCTGCCGACCGGAGACCGAGCACGCCGAGCCCATCACCCTGTACGCCGGATCCGAGTGCTCCACGATCGGCTGGTCGTACAACGAGGCCCGCGAGCACGCCGAGGCGACGCTGTCCCTCGGCGAGCAGCAAGGGCTGGAGGCCGCGTTCTGGCGGTCCAAGCTCATCCAGGACGCTGTCGACCTCACCCCCGTCGAGGGGCCGTTGAGCGTTGCACAGGGCGTCGCCGTGCTGGAGGGCTGTCTCGCCGAGTCGTACGGCGGCGTCGGCACCCTCCACGTCCCAGCGGGCGTCGCCGCTCTGTTGGGCTGTTGCGACCTCGTCCGCGAGGACCCGACGACCGGCGGGCTGCGCACTCTCGCCGGGAACTGCGTGGTCATCGGCGCGGGATACAGCGCGGAGAACACCGGTCCCGGCGGCGTCCCAGCGGACCCGGGTACCGCCTGGATGTACATCACCGGGCCCCTCGTCATCCGCCGCGGCCCGTCGGTCACCATCCCTGACCGGCCCGGAGCGTCCGTCAACACACGTAACAACGACCGTCGGGTGCTGGTCGAGCGGACGTACGTGGTCGGCACGACGTGCACCGTGTGCGCGGTCACCGTGCAGACGACCTTCTGA